CTCGTTCATTGCCCGGTGCATAGTTGATTAGGGAATCCCGGTTCCTCAGGGCACTCATCCTCACCACCTGGTTCTACAGTCTTCTCACCTGGCTGTACGTCGCGGCGAGGATCGTGAGCTATGACTACATCGTCTTTGATCCGTTCGTTTACGCCGTTCCCTGGTTATCCTTCGGCGAACTGGGGGCGCTCACTTTCATACTGAGCTCGGCCAGCATGTTCCTTTACCTATACCTTTGGGGATTCGCCCGGGACCGCAGGATGTGAGGCTGCCTCTCGGAAAATGAGCGAGGGGCAAGGCGCATCGTCGCACGATCCCACCTCGCCCAGGCCAGTTGCCGCATGTCGCCCGGGTTATTTCGACCGTGCTTTAATTATGTCATCATTCCTATTTCCGATAATCCTTATATAATCCGGGTTTTCACCTCCCTTTGAGGAGAGGATAAGTGGATGAGAATCGCAACGATATCTGCCCTCTGGGGGCCAGCTTACCCGACCGGGTCTGGTATCTATGCGTTCGAGCTCTCGAAGCTCATGGCGCGTCATGGCCACAGGGTCGATGCCTATACTTCCGACACTGGCATCTTCAATGATGAGTCATATTCGGCGGACTTCGATCTACATCGTCTGAAAAGCCACGGTTTCGTAATGGACATGAACCCCGTTTCAAATGTGTTCTTCAAGCTGGTCCGCTCGGACTATGATGTCGTTCACGTACACTCGTATGTCTTCTTCATGTCCAACTCGGCCGCCATGGCCCGGGCCTTCAGGGATTTCAAGTATGTCCTGACCATCCACGGAGGGGTCGATCACGAGAACTCCCCTGACAGCCGGTGCTCCTTCCGCTTTTGGCTGAAAGACAAGATATATGACAGCACCATCGGTCGGCAGACGGTCAGGCTGGCCGATAAGGTTATCACCGTATGCAAGAAAGATATGCCCATCATCGAGGACAAGTTCGGGGTCGAGGCCGAGTACGTGCCCAACGCCGTGTCGACGGACATGTTCAACTATGATCAGGAGCACAAAAAGGAAGTGGTCTACGTTGGGAAGCTGGAGAGATGGAAGGGTGCGGACGACCTTGTCAAGATATTCAGGAAAGTTCACGAGCTTCACCCTGATGTCAAGTTCAAGATCGTAGGGAGAGGGAGCCTGGCGGAAGCGATCAGCAACACCAACCTGCCCATCGAAACCATCGGTTACATACCTCATGAGGAAATGCCCAACATCTATGGCCGATCTGCCGTCATGATATTGCCGTCATACATGGAGGGGGCGCCGACGACTTGCATGGAGGCCTCGTCCTGCAAGGTACCAGTGGTCGCAACCGACGTTGGGGACACCAAGGAGATAGTGAAGGATGGTAAGTCTGGGTTCATACACTCGCCGGGGGACGTGGATAGGATCGCCGACAGCGTTGTGCAGCTTATCGAGGACGAATCGCTGTGCCATGAGATGGGGGCTTACGGCAGGGATCACATCGTTAACAACTTCAGCTATGGGGCGGTGACGCACCGGATGATCAGTATCTACGAGTCCCTCTTGAGCGATTCACAGCGTTCAAAGCCGGATGTGATCAAACCTCACGAGTACAATGACGATGACGCGCTCATGCCCATCGGAAAATGACTGAGTATGGGAATGGCCATCATCGCCTACGGCGGTCCGATCATGAGTACGATTTCTTAGCTGGCCTGTCGGAACAAGGGCCATGATCGAGACCAAGCGTCAATGTCTTCCTTGGTCCTTCAGGCGATGTCCGTGTACGTGTCGATGATCCAGTGCGAAAGCAAGGCAAAGAACACCCCCGCCCAGAACGGCGAGCGGAAGGTGTCCTGCCCGGGCCATACCCGGGAGCAGATGGTCCACATCAGGCAATACCCCAACAAGCCCGAAAGCAAGGTAAACCAGAAGTGTGATTGGAGACAATCGATAATATATTCCAGACCATGTCCTACCAGATCCATTCTCGACCTCCGCCCTATGATCTGCCATCACGGGAGATAATCGCTCCCTTCGAAGAGCGCCCTCGCCCATCGACGAGAAGGATTCCAAAGGCAGTATCTCCTTTCTTACCATCTCTCCCGGTCGAAGCACCAGGACATCTAAGCCCGGTGCTCCTGTTCCATTCGCCACGAAAAGGGCCTTCAGATTCCAGGGTAGATAATGGTGACGGAACTCGGCCATGTACCCATGTGGCCAAGGCGACGAAGTCATCCAACGCCGTTCAACGACCGACCCGCATCAGTGACCAGGACCGAGGGTCATGAGCCAATGCGTGGTCCGGACATAATGATCGATCGTCGGGCGATGAGAAGTGCCTTACGGTTCAAATTATTCAGAAAGACTTAATATTAAATATCATCATAATAACTGCCCTGATTGGTGAGAGGGACCGAGAGGCTAGACCGCAGCAGCGGCCAGGGGTTGAACTCAAGTGAGTGATCTCGAACGTGGGGCAATTGTACTGGGCAACAATCTGAGCGTCGTGCATGAGCTGGGACGGAAAGGCATCGACTGCACGGTGATGGTCCACAACAGGCCTCCGTCGACCTACTCCCGGTTCGCTAAGTACGTCCGGTGCGTGAACCCGGCGCTGCACGAAGACCGGGCCATCGAGTTCCTGTACGACCGATGCCAGAAGATGGCCGATCGCCCCGTCGTCATCCCGGTGTCCGACCAGTGGGTGATGGCCCTCTCCAGGCATCGTGATCGGATGGGGGAAGTGTGTGCGCCCTGTGTTGCCGGCCGCCAGGCGGCAGAACGGCTGATGGACAAGAGAGCGTTCTGCCGGCTGGGTCAGGAGCGGGGTTACATGGCCCCGAGGTGTTGGACCCATGAGGACGTGGCCGATGTCAAGGACGAGGTATTCCCCATCGTGGCCAAGCCCCGCCTCCACCGTTGGTCGAGCAACGAAGACCAGCGGGTCCTTCAGCGCCAGATGCTGCGACTGCGCTTCACGGTGTTGCGGAACAGGGTCGAGCTCAACGGCTTCCTTTCCCGTGAAGAGAGATGGCTGGACCATCTATTCTTCCAAGAATACGTGAGAGGGCCGTCTAGCAATCTCTACGATTTCGGAGCGTATATTGATCGCTCCGGTAAGGTCCTGGCTTCGGTGAGCGGGCACAAGATCAGGGGCTGTCTGAGCAACCATGGCGACTGCAACCTTGGCGAGAGCTGTGTGCTGCCCGAGAAGCTGGTAAGCAATGTCATGCGGATTATCCATGAGCAGGGCATCACCGGACTGGTCGAGTTCGAATACAAGCAAGATGCCGACAGCGGTGAGTTCAAGCTCATCGAGGTGAACCCGAGGGCCTGGGCGTGGTGTGGTTTGGCTCCCGCCTGCGGGGCGGACCTGCCCCTCATCGCATATCAGGATCTCACCGGAAGTTACGATCCAGCGGCCGTTGTCCCGTTCAAGGGGACGGTGAGATACGTTCGCCTGTTCTACGATCTGCCCAACTGTCTGATCTACAGTCGAAGGAACAACCCCGAATGGAAGCGGTCGTTAGGCCAGTGGCGCAATGACATCAAGGCCGACAGGGTGGTGTTCGAGGAGCTGGGGAGCGGGGATTGGCTGGTGACGGTGATCCAAGCGACGGAGGCCCTGCAGACCCTGGTGGGCCGTTCCCTGCGGCACCTATCCCGCAAGAACGCCCCCAGCTCGCGTGATGGACCCCTAGCCGACGAGGACCGTAGTTAAAAGGCGGCCGTGAAGCGTTCGAGCCTAGAAAAAGGCCCCTCGACGATCGATCAATTAGCTCCAGGTTCACAACTTCACGTCCTCGGCTAAAGGGGCCGTTCGGCGCGCCCAAAAGGGCCCTTCCAGGCTGGACAAGCTATTGTTCCATTTTTTATAATAATATATTGGGTTACATCAAATTGTGAAAAATTAATTATAAATTTACATTTAACTTATTATCAGAAATGAAATACACTATGATGTCTATCGCCATCGTTATCGAGTCTCAGAATTATAAGCTCCCATTTCCTGGCCTTGATACTGAGGCGACAGACATTATAAACGTTGTAGACGTCGCCTCTACTAGTAAAAAAATGTTGAATATTTCCGGACATTCGTAATTATATTAATTACAGAATGTTGAACCGCCATTGCGGCGGACCGATCCGGCCGGTTAACGACCACGGGGCGATCCGAGATGAACAGACTTAAGGAATTTATGACGACCAAACCGAGATACAAATTGGTAGCGATCCCGGTTATCGCCACATTGCTGTTGGTGGCAGTCCTGGCGCCTATGGCCCTGGATCAGTCCAGCACTGGTTTTGTGTTGATGAAGAAGAGCGCTACTATCACGTTGAACGTCACCACTACCGATCTCCAGGTCGGCAAGAACGTCCACGTGTCGGGCATCCTCTCGGGGATCTCGACCAGGTCGGATGTCAGGATCTCGCTGACGGTTACCTTGCCCAATGGCTCAGTAGCTTATCCCACTCAGGGTAAGACGACGAGCACGGCTAGGGATGGCAGCTTCTCCATGGACTTCGTCCCGCGCGTGGCCGGTAACTACACCTTCACCGCTTCCTACAACTCAAGCCAATATTCGGCATCAGCGAAGAAGGTGGTTTCTGTGCAGGGACCTTCGTCCAGCACCAACACTGGCACCGGGACGTCCGTCTCCGCCATGGCCCTTAACATCACCTCCCCGAGCATCGTGCTCGGCAACAGCATCCACGCCGAAGGTAAGCTATCCTCGGCAGGCACCGCGGTCTCCGGCGCGGCCGTGATGGTCAATGTGACCCTGCCGAACGGAACGGTGACGACACTGTCGAGTTCCAAGGTCACCGACAGTAACGGTGCGTTCAGCGTCGACTACACGCCGCCGGTTATCGGCAACTACAGCCTGACCGCGTCCTACCTAGGAGGCGCCACCATCGGTCCGTCAATCACCAGTGCGTCTTTCAAGGTGTCTTCGACACTGCCGACCACGCTCACCGCGACCTCCATGGTCCTGACACCGACATCGACAAGCGTTGAGACGGGCTCCACCATGCATGCCAGCGGATTGCTGAAGACGACGGCGGGCATATCTGGAGCCACGGTCAGCCTCAAGGTGACCCTGCCTGACGGCAGCACCGTTAACCCCACTCAGGGGTCTTCAGCGGTGACTAACGGGTCCGGCGGGTTCTCCATGGACTACTCTCCTACCACGGCCGGCACCTACAAGTTCACGGCGACCTATGGCGGCAATGGGCAGTATGATGCCTCTTCGGTGACCGTGACCTTCACCGTGAAGGCTGCCACTACCACCACCCCGCCGTCCACCACCACCCCGACTTCATACACCTACGCCTACACGGTGACCGCTTCCGGTTCCACCTACACGACGAAGAGTGCCTCAGGGACCTCGGTGTACTCGGGGACCAACGCTGCGACCGCCATCCAGACCGCTCTCAGCTCGTTGACCTCGGGCCGGACAGCCAAGCAAGCGGTACTGCTCCAGGGGACCTTCTCCATAACCAAGGCGATCACCATACCCAACTATAGTGTCCTGGTGCTTAACGGCACCGTGTCCTGGGGCAACACCGGCACCGGCTACATGCTCGCCGCCAGCGGGGCACACGACTTCGAGGTCCAGGGAGGTACCTGGGACGGCAAGCGCGACGTCCGCTCCACTACGTCTTCCTCGAACCCCATGAACTTCGAGAACTGCTATAATGTGGTTATCGCCAACCTTCGGGTGACCAACGGGCCGTATGACAACATTGAGTTCCTGGGCGGCAACAACATCGTCATCCGCAACGTCGAGAGCGACCACTCCGACTGGGACTCCTTCATGATGGCGTGGTGCTCGAACTCGCTGATCGAGGGTTGCTACATCCACGACATCCTGCAGGGCGGCTGCTACTTCTACTGCGAAGACGACGGCATAGTTCAGCACATCGACAACAACATAATGCGGAACAACCGCGTGGAGCGCACTCTGACCTCCGGGCTGTCGCTTAGCCCCCGTGGGGCCGAGGACATCGTCTCCGGCGGCCTCATCGAGAACAACACGCTGGTCGACTGCGGGACGGATGGGGACCACCCGGCCATCAATGTCGGGTTCTCCTCCAATGGTAAGGGGACGAT
The DNA window shown above is from Methanomassiliicoccus sp. and carries:
- a CDS encoding glycosyltransferase family 4 protein, encoding MRIATISALWGPAYPTGSGIYAFELSKLMARHGHRVDAYTSDTGIFNDESYSADFDLHRLKSHGFVMDMNPVSNVFFKLVRSDYDVVHVHSYVFFMSNSAAMARAFRDFKYVLTIHGGVDHENSPDSRCSFRFWLKDKIYDSTIGRQTVRLADKVITVCKKDMPIIEDKFGVEAEYVPNAVSTDMFNYDQEHKKEVVYVGKLERWKGADDLVKIFRKVHELHPDVKFKIVGRGSLAEAISNTNLPIETIGYIPHEEMPNIYGRSAVMILPSYMEGAPTTCMEASSCKVPVVATDVGDTKEIVKDGKSGFIHSPGDVDRIADSVVQLIEDESLCHEMGAYGRDHIVNNFSYGAVTHRMISIYESLLSDSQRSKPDVIKPHEYNDDDALMPIGK
- a CDS encoding right-handed parallel beta-helix repeat-containing protein, with protein sequence MVAIPVIATLLLVAVLAPMALDQSSTGFVLMKKSATITLNVTTTDLQVGKNVHVSGILSGISTRSDVRISLTVTLPNGSVAYPTQGKTTSTARDGSFSMDFVPRVAGNYTFTASYNSSQYSASAKKVVSVQGPSSSTNTGTGTSVSAMALNITSPSIVLGNSIHAEGKLSSAGTAVSGAAVMVNVTLPNGTVTTLSSSKVTDSNGAFSVDYTPPVIGNYSLTASYLGGATIGPSITSASFKVSSTLPTTLTATSMVLTPTSTSVETGSTMHASGLLKTTAGISGATVSLKVTLPDGSTVNPTQGSSAVTNGSGGFSMDYSPTTAGTYKFTATYGGNGQYDASSVTVTFTVKAATTTTPPSTTTPTSYTYAYTVTASGSTYTTKSASGTSVYSGTNAATAIQTALSSLTSGRTAKQAVLLQGTFSITKAITIPNYSVLVLNGTVSWGNTGTGYMLAASGAHDFEVQGGTWDGKRDVRSTTSSSNPMNFENCYNVVIANLRVTNGPYDNIEFLGGNNIVIRNVESDHSDWDSFMMAWCSNSLIEGCYIHDILQGGCYFYCEDDGIVQHIDNNIMRNNRVERTLTSGLSLSPRGAEDIVSGGLIENNTLVDCGTDGDHPAINVGFSSNGKGTIVRNNVISCPAGLSGAGIEFGVDNGQCTGNTISGTGEAGISCTGSGNTISGNQLSKCGTQGYPAIYNGGSNNVVTSNTVT